A genome region from Leishmania mexicana MHOM/GT/2001/U1103 complete genome, chromosome 28 includes the following:
- a CDS encoding putative ubiquitin activating enzyme → MRDAEAVRYDRQIRLWGKSTQQQLMHTSVALHGVAGAAAEAAKNLVLAGVRAVAVVDEGLVTDADARTNYLMQGEAGGTRGARALGALQRLNPHVSVYDAVTKLDGSSGTRVTMAAVSTEEDAVPHAQAALPCADIVALHVTCGPTVLALFLYRRLPAHSLAEQWRHLVAEPSLLAEKPRGYQRAVLALQVRTEAVSLGFAAAAAKAYEVVSQLQLQQLTVADVQEVLQTCAHGARSADCVSDTIAGACIAQHLIRQIGAINHPPDSQSYHWMLCECGAEVECLVGL, encoded by the coding sequence ATGAGGGAcgcagaggcggtgcggtATGACCGCCAAATTCGGCTATGGGGCAAatcgacgcagcagcagctgatgcACACAAGCGTCGCGCTGCACGGtgttgccggtgccgctgcggaggcaGCAAAGAATTTGGTCCTGgcaggtgtgcgcgcggTGGCCGTCGTCGATGAAGGTCTTGTCACAGATGCCGACGCGCGCACCAACTACTTGATGCAGGGCGAGGCGGGAGGCAcgcgcggcgctcgcgcGCTTGGCGCACTGCAGCGGCTGAACCCACACGTATCGGTGTACGACGCAGTCACCAAACTGGATGGCTCTTCGGGAACACGGGTGACGATGGCTGCCGTCAGCACTGAAGAGGACGCCGTGCCGCATGCCCAAGCTGCTTTGCCGTGCGCTGACATCGTCGCACTGCATGTTACGTGCGGGCCCACTGTTCTGGCACTCTTCCTCTAtcggcggctgccggcgcacTCGTTGGCGGAGCAGTGGCGTCACCTCGTGGCAGAACCGAGTCTTTTGGCAGAGAAGCCGCGCGGCTACCAGAGAGCCGTTttggcgctgcaggtgcggaCAGAAGCCGTGTCGCTTGGgttcgcggcggcagcggcgaaggcATACGAGGTGGTGAGCCAGTTGCAACTACAGCAGCTGACCGTCGCCGATGTGCAGGAAGTACTGCAGACCTGTGCGCACGGCGCCCGCTCGGCAGACTGCGTTAGCGACACGATTGCCGGCGCGTGTATCGCCCAGCACCTGATCCGCCAAATCGGCGCCATCAACCACCCGCCGGACTCGCAGTCGTATCACTGGATGCTGTGCGAGTGCGGTGCGGAGGTGGAGTGCCTTGTCGGGTTGTAG